In Nitrospirota bacterium, a single window of DNA contains:
- the tssI gene encoding type VI secretion system tip protein TssI/VgrG, whose product MRRVICCFMLVVALCASIPTTVRAAGNPALDSLAQGTVVQFSGKEAVSEPFAFNLTIAANDKAINFSLVVGQSFTTAVAPGRIVSGMVESIEQLESPTAQGQYRLRLVPSLNRLKYRSTSRTFYGMTVLDVVKTLLNEAGLTNAEYRVAAASPSRELTVQYQESDFAFISRLLEEAGIHYHFETSPNGDKVVFSDANAGLPFLPSGKLIFATASIPSVSSFSRGQSLHSGQVQAGDYNWKLPAADLTAGAQSTIFGDLTERIFPAGVETKADAQVQANIRLAARIAEAQQCRGESTYPQLQAGQRILMTGHPRADFNQEYVVTAVEHQRTAKDYRNVFRCLPVQIAFRPLPITPQPVVNGIVSGIVVGPQGETKHVDQFGRVRIRFPWRHPSHSMQTDPGDSGFVRVAQIAAGAGSAALWLPDVGDEVVIAFEHGDPNRPMVIGSLYNGRDMPPVQLPAKKHLSLLRTQSSSGQKSEIIFDSTPGYERLVLESGGQMLTLGTSGLTMAGSSVILSASTSLQLQAGADLVQQVGRNMVVEAGKDMLLKAGQNFSLTSQRNAQFTVGEHAVILTGKSLTTQSGAMLKFVAADSGTIQVGQGLLDIRRDGNIEIAGNNVAIKSSGNMVIKGSKITQN is encoded by the coding sequence ATGCGACGAGTCATCTGTTGTTTTATGCTGGTGGTCGCGCTCTGCGCAAGTATTCCTACCACCGTACGTGCGGCAGGCAACCCTGCGCTGGATTCCCTTGCGCAGGGAACGGTCGTTCAATTCTCAGGAAAGGAGGCGGTGTCGGAACCGTTTGCCTTCAACCTAACGATCGCGGCCAACGACAAGGCGATCAACTTTTCGCTGGTGGTCGGCCAGTCGTTCACAACGGCTGTGGCTCCAGGGCGAATTGTCAGCGGCATGGTCGAAAGTATCGAACAGCTGGAGTCTCCCACTGCGCAAGGGCAGTATCGGTTACGGTTGGTCCCAAGTCTGAATCGCCTGAAGTACCGCAGTACGAGCCGGACATTCTATGGGATGACGGTGCTTGACGTCGTCAAGACGCTACTGAATGAAGCGGGCCTCACGAACGCGGAATATCGCGTGGCCGCTGCCTCCCCGTCCCGAGAACTGACGGTGCAGTATCAAGAGAGCGATTTCGCGTTCATCTCAAGACTGCTGGAAGAAGCCGGTATCCATTATCACTTCGAAACATCTCCGAATGGCGACAAGGTGGTCTTCAGCGATGCCAATGCAGGATTACCCTTCTTGCCTTCGGGGAAACTGATCTTTGCCACGGCATCCATCCCCTCCGTATCCTCTTTTAGCCGGGGACAATCCCTGCATAGCGGGCAGGTACAAGCCGGCGACTACAACTGGAAACTACCGGCTGCTGACCTGACTGCCGGCGCCCAGTCGACGATCTTCGGAGATTTGACAGAGCGGATATTTCCTGCCGGTGTGGAGACGAAGGCCGATGCCCAGGTTCAGGCGAATATCCGATTGGCCGCCCGTATCGCCGAAGCGCAACAATGCCGGGGCGAGTCGACCTATCCGCAATTACAAGCCGGGCAACGCATACTCATGACCGGGCATCCACGCGCAGATTTCAACCAAGAGTATGTCGTTACGGCTGTGGAGCATCAGCGAACGGCCAAAGACTATCGCAATGTCTTTCGCTGTCTGCCTGTGCAAATTGCATTTCGTCCCCTTCCAATCACTCCACAGCCAGTCGTCAATGGAATAGTGTCAGGCATCGTGGTTGGACCGCAGGGTGAAACCAAACATGTCGATCAGTTTGGACGCGTTCGGATTCGATTCCCCTGGAGACACCCGTCGCATTCTATGCAGACCGATCCAGGAGACAGCGGATTTGTGCGAGTCGCGCAGATCGCGGCGGGTGCCGGAAGTGCGGCTCTGTGGTTGCCGGATGTCGGGGATGAAGTCGTCATCGCCTTCGAGCATGGCGATCCGAACCGTCCTATGGTCATCGGCAGCCTGTATAACGGAAGGGACATGCCGCCCGTTCAACTTCCCGCCAAAAAACATCTCTCCCTGTTGCGTACACAATCGTCGAGCGGCCAGAAATCAGAAATCATCTTTGACTCGACGCCAGGATACGAACGGCTCGTTCTAGAATCGGGAGGACAAATGCTAACCCTCGGCACGAGCGGTCTGACGATGGCGGGATCTTCGGTCATATTGTCGGCAAGCACGTCGCTTCAGTTGCAGGCAGGCGCAGACCTGGTCCAACAAGTCGGACGAAACATGGTGGTGGAAGCCGGCAAGGACATGCTGCTCAAGGCCGGACAGAACTTTTCGCTCACCAGTCAACGGAATGCGCAGTTTACGGTCGGAGAACATGCCGTGATCCTCACAGGCAAATCGCTGACGACTCAATCCGGTGCCATGCTCAAATTCGTCGCCGCAGACTCGGGAACGATCCAGGTGGGACAGGGCCTTCTGGACATCCGCCGTGACGGGAACATCGAGATTGCAGGAAACAACGTCGCGATCAAATCCAGTGGGAATATGGTGATCAAAGGGTCGAAGATCACTCAGAACTAG
- a CDS encoding YkgJ family cysteine cluster protein yields MRNLPIVRPQETRYTRDSAFSYTCHACRRCCHDKIIQLNPYEVARLAENRRITTTEFLARYTERNGTVLQREEEGACVFLTPEGCGVHQDRPLVCRLYPLGRKVTAEGEESFREVAPHPETEGSYGTGSTVEEFLARQGAGPFIETVDQYVDVVARMTAALVGAMRGNEELKDEVRGAVEQLVQGQDEVMPEWTDMDLVVTRYCVRQNLPIPTEVSGKMALHIQAIEEWVRSI; encoded by the coding sequence ATGAGAAATCTTCCGATAGTCCGGCCGCAGGAGACGCGTTATACACGCGACAGCGCGTTCTCATACACCTGTCACGCCTGTAGGCGGTGCTGCCACGACAAGATCATTCAGCTCAATCCGTATGAAGTTGCCAGGCTGGCGGAGAATCGCCGCATCACCACGACGGAGTTTCTCGCCCGCTATACGGAGCGGAATGGAACAGTCCTCCAGCGCGAGGAAGAAGGAGCCTGCGTCTTTTTGACTCCGGAAGGCTGCGGCGTGCATCAGGATCGTCCGTTGGTCTGCAGGCTCTATCCCCTGGGACGCAAGGTCACGGCCGAGGGAGAAGAGTCCTTTCGAGAAGTGGCGCCGCATCCGGAAACGGAAGGGTCCTACGGCACTGGAAGCACGGTTGAGGAGTTCCTGGCACGCCAAGGCGCCGGACCATTTATCGAAACGGTTGATCAATACGTGGATGTGGTGGCCCGCATGACTGCCGCGTTAGTGGGCGCCATGCGCGGCAATGAGGAACTCAAAGACGAAGTCCGGGGTGCTGTTGAACAACTGGTGCAAGGGCAGGACGAGGTGATGCCGGAATGGACCGACATGGATCTGGTGGTGACGAGATATTGTGTCCGTCAGAATCTTCCGATTCCAACCGAGGTGTCAGGCAAAATGGCCTTGCATATCCAGGCCATTGAGGAGTGGGTGCGATCAATCTAA
- the tssD gene encoding type VI secretion system tube protein TssD, protein MMLTKIARLALAGFMFVLLATSVAQAAPEFYVSITGSAQGPFNGEVVRKGFEGKIAGLTFDYSVVSPRDAASGQATGKRVHKPIRIKKAWGAASTQLFNAITKNEVLTAVVIDFFSVDPNGVMVLDHTIKLTNAFVSSIAHNSESLGAAATSLPPTETVEFVFQQIELINHRSKTAAMDSMLAP, encoded by the coding sequence ATGATGTTGACGAAGATAGCCAGGCTCGCACTCGCAGGATTCATGTTCGTGCTATTGGCGACAAGCGTTGCGCAGGCCGCACCTGAATTCTATGTGTCTATCACTGGGTCCGCACAAGGCCCGTTCAATGGTGAGGTCGTTCGGAAGGGATTCGAAGGTAAGATCGCCGGGCTCACATTTGACTATTCGGTGGTGAGTCCTCGTGATGCTGCAAGCGGTCAGGCTACTGGTAAGCGTGTGCACAAACCGATCAGGATCAAAAAGGCGTGGGGAGCCGCCTCGACGCAACTGTTCAACGCCATTACAAAGAATGAGGTGTTAACGGCAGTGGTGATCGATTTCTTCTCAGTTGACCCAAACGGCGTGATGGTGCTTGACCATACCATCAAGCTGACGAACGCCTTCGTGTCATCCATTGCGCACAATTCCGAATCGCTGGGAGCAGCAGCCACGTCACTTCCTCCGACAGAGACGGTGGAGTTTGTCTTTCAACAAATTGAACTCATCAATCACAGATCGAAGACCGCGGCGATGGATAGCATGTTGGCACCGTAA
- a CDS encoding IPT/TIG domain-containing protein has product MARQSHRFSIMSSVGLFVALFACSSPVTFAAEDTSGEVESRGMPQLQRPMMRGNPAQPSAPGQPTAQVPTWPQKFDVQGPESDSFGFAVTQPGPVVVEVQSQGAPVIVTLQGGAPQPISQQGTGQVRLAYTVTPQDIQKSVFWGVQIRLAQPAPPQLGGRANGAVMVQHPPVNQAVVQQAVQAMATQQKQPSPQEQQQASAQAAAQTEQAFQQRKAQFDRQQLDRRGALHAQIQPQLDQLQIRMGGQIRPRGLEESEPVSAEAGASPEGEIGTRALRGDQMIGIMKQPLDTTTGQKLGAIVPPATASSAQPIQGVGSTAGPQSVMPNPSIASLSVTQGQPGDPVLINGSGFSNGGGEVHFVVNPGKDLVAPVQVWTDTQIFVTVPDIAGVLTYSGIVYVVRGSDQAKTNLVPWRFNPTLELREVRWTTDRRLKFPVNEDSPYRPTTIAHGNGNPFWGFKDDDELFITTRLKNAWLVDDVGVTCAVAWGNGQCDGNAYAIDSRRGTDSPYLKVHWWLPAAFGGYKYTFYTYVVRIIGPKGVPDGVVVP; this is encoded by the coding sequence ATGGCCCGTCAATCACATCGCTTTTCCATCATGAGCAGTGTGGGCCTATTCGTCGCGCTGTTCGCCTGCTCAAGTCCGGTCACGTTCGCAGCGGAGGATACATCCGGCGAGGTCGAGAGCCGCGGGATGCCGCAGCTGCAACGGCCGATGATGCGGGGTAATCCGGCGCAACCCAGTGCGCCGGGCCAGCCGACTGCACAAGTGCCAACTTGGCCACAGAAGTTCGACGTACAAGGGCCGGAATCTGATTCGTTCGGGTTCGCCGTCACGCAGCCAGGGCCGGTAGTCGTGGAGGTGCAAAGCCAGGGCGCGCCAGTGATCGTGACGTTACAGGGAGGAGCCCCACAGCCGATCAGCCAGCAGGGAACGGGACAAGTTCGTCTGGCTTACACCGTGACACCCCAAGATATCCAGAAGAGTGTCTTCTGGGGTGTACAGATCAGACTCGCGCAGCCAGCGCCTCCTCAGCTCGGAGGCCGTGCGAATGGCGCCGTCATGGTGCAACATCCACCCGTGAATCAAGCGGTGGTTCAACAGGCTGTCCAAGCGATGGCGACGCAGCAGAAGCAGCCGAGCCCACAAGAACAACAACAGGCCTCCGCGCAAGCCGCGGCGCAAACGGAGCAAGCGTTTCAACAGCGCAAGGCTCAATTCGACCGGCAGCAGCTCGATCGGCGTGGCGCGCTTCACGCGCAGATCCAACCGCAGCTCGATCAGTTGCAAATCCGGATGGGTGGACAGATCCGCCCTAGAGGACTTGAAGAGAGTGAGCCGGTTTCAGCGGAAGCCGGTGCGTCACCGGAAGGAGAAATCGGCACACGCGCATTGCGTGGAGATCAGATGATCGGCATCATGAAACAGCCCTTGGATACCACGACAGGGCAAAAACTCGGGGCGATTGTCCCACCGGCGACGGCCTCTTCTGCGCAGCCCATTCAAGGCGTGGGCTCGACAGCCGGTCCCCAGTCGGTCATGCCGAACCCCTCAATTGCCTCGCTCAGCGTGACGCAAGGACAGCCGGGCGATCCGGTTCTGATCAATGGCTCGGGTTTTTCGAATGGTGGCGGCGAGGTGCACTTCGTCGTAAATCCCGGCAAGGATCTCGTCGCGCCGGTCCAGGTTTGGACGGATACACAAATTTTCGTCACGGTGCCGGACATTGCCGGTGTACTCACCTACAGCGGGATTGTGTACGTAGTGCGGGGATCGGATCAGGCAAAAACGAATCTCGTGCCGTGGCGATTCAATCCCACTCTGGAATTGCGTGAGGTGCGATGGACCACGGATCGGCGACTGAAGTTCCCGGTCAATGAGGATTCACCCTATCGCCCGACGACCATCGCTCATGGAAACGGCAACCCCTTCTGGGGATTTAAAGACGATGACGAGTTGTTCATTACAACCCGTCTGAAGAATGCCTGGTTGGTCGATGATGTGGGGGTGACCTGTGCGGTGGCATGGGGCAACGGCCAGTGCGACGGGAATGCATACGCGATCGATAGCCGGCGCGGAACCGATTCGCCTTACCTCAAGGTGCACTGGTGGCTTCCGGCCGCCTTCGGAGGCTACAAGTACACGTTCTACACGTACGTCGTACGAATCATTGGTCCAAAAGGTGTGCCGGACGGCGTGGTGGTGCCGTAG
- a CDS encoding caspase family protein, with amino-acid sequence MTRSHQPQRHLAMWLTLLACLPSGCGVISMFAGPSIPEYRQPSDADIQEMTNRMMGKGPKREAQISKDGVQVVFQTGHASGIRTLALSPNGRYIASSGQDATVKIWDVASGQEVRTLTGFGMLGSDTLAFSPDSTRIITAEMGNGIKVVEVASGREVRTVGSGLSVGGTVSADGRLAVAHDHGVTMSPGQRSLKVIDLATGQILWTLPDADSQNPVALSPDGKILLTSKVDTSMPTSIGSFFGFGTPALPSMQYELLLWDLPAKKLRKKWPIKMAEGAVGKISPDGRWFVREDMTTRSLILSDLDTGKPVQTIPTGTSAMSGMTNSLVFSPDGKRLAFATADGTTKLIEIPGGLVQTTMKSSAINFSRDGTQLVLASESGGAPFLRDLSSGKETRLAGGVSGVSDLAMAPHGRTLVAAMEGGSAKYWDLTTGQIARSFDCPGGTGVRSVAMNDATAVLATGCMDGSVWLWEMSTGRQIRSLMPPLPAGEFVLTAVRFTPDGKRVITAVRDQLAIWEAATGKELRRIAIPHGPQPKALGMMANPAAAYEGMDPKLKTMMEERASEQPTMDPQTLEKVEEMSHWVQTIAVHPKGNMVAVGKQHEVSLWDLQTGQLIRKIGGAENTSLTSGGRGMPKGGDLQALLAQGGFPGMPSRGSGLGSLFGFGDAPSTPPVMMMQDPSDFLDMASEQMGGGANSLAFSADGRLLLGDGAKGKDLWDVATGQKIRPPKAPREAGFDPMSLLGNMEFNLGGMGAAFSPDGRLAARGHGEVIKIWDVATGQDRLELIGHTAAIKSMAFAPDGKSLISGGGDGAMRIWDLQTGKERVSLIALGQEDFVAVTPDQYYRASKSRIKGVSFRIKGQLYPFEQFDLRFNRPDILLSRLGMASPEAVQSYRLAYEKRLKKMGLTEQMLGSDFHLPELQILTGDVPVSVNQAALSLHVRANDSTYALDRFNVFVNDIPVFGTTGIPISDRQAKTQEQEILVPLVTGRNKIQISVLNQQGTESLRETVYTTSTAEAAAPDVYVVGIGVSEYKDKAYNLRYAAKDANDLLNTYKAVEQRPGIKGTVHLLDLTNQKATRPEIRKVKDWLKQSKINDLVVVFAAGHGMTDEKSDYYFGTHDIDPKHPATNGLPYEDFENLLDGIPALQKVLLLDTCFSGEIEKDQAVVVAQAETGGSGTVKMRSFKAARGISVTTDTGETGSNQTGAPRLSNEMVKFQQDWFADLRRGTGAVVISSSSGNEYSLEGEQWKNGVFTYALLNGLKNRGADTNKDQTITVSELQSYVIDQVRKLTEGGQNPTVRRENLEYDFAVY; translated from the coding sequence ATGACACGATCACATCAACCACAACGGCATTTGGCGATGTGGCTGACTCTGCTCGCATGCCTCCCAAGTGGATGCGGGGTGATTTCCATGTTTGCGGGACCCTCGATACCAGAATACAGACAGCCTTCCGACGCAGACATCCAGGAAATGACCAATCGTATGATGGGCAAGGGCCCAAAAAGAGAAGCACAGATCAGTAAAGACGGTGTCCAGGTGGTCTTTCAAACCGGCCACGCCAGCGGTATACGCACCCTCGCGCTCAGTCCGAACGGACGGTACATCGCCTCATCCGGGCAGGATGCCACTGTGAAAATTTGGGATGTCGCTAGCGGCCAGGAGGTCCGGACCCTGACGGGCTTCGGCATGCTGGGTAGCGATACGCTTGCCTTCAGTCCGGATAGCACACGAATCATTACTGCTGAGATGGGGAACGGGATCAAAGTCGTTGAGGTGGCGTCGGGCCGCGAAGTACGGACGGTGGGATCTGGGTTGTCGGTCGGCGGGACGGTCAGCGCTGACGGGCGACTCGCCGTGGCGCACGATCATGGCGTGACAATGTCCCCGGGCCAGCGCTCCCTGAAGGTGATCGACCTTGCGACCGGCCAGATTCTGTGGACGCTTCCTGATGCGGACTCGCAGAATCCTGTCGCGCTCAGTCCCGACGGAAAAATTCTCTTAACATCAAAGGTCGACACCAGCATGCCCACGTCGATCGGCTCCTTCTTCGGGTTTGGAACACCCGCGTTACCGTCGATGCAGTACGAATTGCTGCTGTGGGATCTTCCGGCCAAGAAGCTTCGCAAGAAATGGCCGATCAAGATGGCCGAGGGCGCAGTGGGGAAAATCAGCCCGGATGGCCGTTGGTTTGTTCGGGAAGATATGACGACGCGGAGCCTCATCCTTTCCGACCTGGATACTGGGAAGCCGGTTCAGACGATTCCCACCGGCACATCGGCCATGAGCGGCATGACGAATAGTCTGGTCTTCAGTCCTGACGGGAAACGGCTTGCATTCGCCACAGCCGATGGGACGACGAAACTGATCGAGATTCCGGGCGGGCTGGTTCAGACGACGATGAAATCGAGTGCCATCAATTTCAGCCGGGACGGCACGCAACTTGTGCTGGCGTCGGAGAGTGGAGGCGCGCCGTTTTTGCGTGACCTGTCGAGCGGGAAGGAAACCAGACTGGCCGGCGGAGTCAGCGGAGTCTCGGATTTGGCGATGGCTCCGCATGGCCGAACCTTGGTGGCGGCCATGGAAGGTGGGAGCGCCAAATACTGGGACCTGACAACCGGCCAAATCGCTCGGTCCTTCGATTGCCCGGGAGGAACGGGTGTCCGATCGGTTGCAATGAACGATGCCACGGCAGTCCTCGCAACCGGCTGTATGGATGGATCGGTCTGGTTGTGGGAGATGAGTACCGGTCGGCAAATCCGCAGCCTGATGCCGCCGCTACCGGCTGGAGAGTTTGTCCTGACGGCCGTCCGCTTCACACCAGACGGCAAACGAGTGATTACGGCAGTCCGCGATCAGTTGGCAATCTGGGAGGCGGCGACGGGGAAGGAATTGCGACGTATCGCAATTCCTCATGGCCCACAACCCAAAGCTCTCGGCATGATGGCCAATCCGGCTGCCGCCTATGAGGGAATGGATCCTAAACTCAAAACCATGATGGAGGAACGCGCCTCAGAACAGCCGACGATGGATCCCCAGACTCTTGAAAAGGTGGAGGAGATGTCACACTGGGTCCAGACCATTGCCGTTCACCCGAAGGGAAACATGGTTGCGGTCGGGAAACAGCATGAGGTGAGCCTCTGGGATCTGCAGACCGGCCAGCTGATTCGAAAGATCGGTGGTGCGGAGAATACATCACTGACTTCAGGAGGCAGAGGGATGCCGAAGGGAGGAGATCTCCAGGCGTTATTGGCTCAGGGAGGCTTTCCAGGAATGCCGAGTCGAGGCAGCGGACTCGGTTCACTGTTTGGATTTGGCGATGCGCCGAGCACCCCTCCCGTCATGATGATGCAGGATCCTTCTGACTTTCTGGATATGGCGAGCGAGCAGATGGGAGGCGGCGCAAACAGTCTGGCATTCAGCGCCGACGGTCGGTTGCTCCTAGGCGATGGCGCAAAGGGAAAAGATCTGTGGGACGTGGCCACCGGACAAAAGATTCGCCCACCGAAAGCGCCGCGAGAAGCCGGGTTCGATCCGATGAGCCTGCTGGGTAACATGGAATTCAATCTGGGCGGCATGGGCGCAGCCTTCAGTCCTGACGGACGCTTGGCGGCTCGCGGCCATGGAGAAGTGATCAAGATCTGGGATGTGGCGACCGGACAGGACCGGCTGGAATTGATCGGACATACCGCAGCGATCAAATCGATGGCGTTTGCGCCTGATGGGAAGTCGCTGATCAGCGGCGGCGGCGATGGCGCCATGCGGATCTGGGACCTTCAAACCGGGAAGGAACGGGTCTCTCTCATTGCACTGGGACAGGAAGACTTCGTGGCGGTCACGCCGGATCAATACTATCGTGCGTCGAAGAGCCGTATCAAAGGCGTCTCATTCCGCATCAAGGGCCAACTGTATCCGTTTGAGCAGTTCGACTTGCGATTCAATCGTCCGGACATCCTGCTGTCACGCTTGGGCATGGCGTCGCCTGAGGCCGTCCAAAGCTACCGCCTTGCCTATGAAAAGCGGCTCAAGAAAATGGGGCTCACCGAGCAGATGCTGGGAAGTGATTTTCATTTGCCCGAGTTGCAAATCCTCACCGGCGATGTCCCGGTATCCGTCAATCAGGCTGCGCTGTCGTTGCACGTGAGGGCGAACGACAGCACATATGCCCTCGATCGGTTCAACGTGTTCGTGAACGATATTCCGGTGTTTGGAACAACGGGGATCCCGATTTCGGACCGGCAGGCAAAGACGCAGGAGCAGGAGATCCTGGTGCCGCTCGTGACAGGCCGCAATAAGATTCAGATTTCAGTTCTCAATCAGCAGGGAACCGAATCATTGCGGGAGACGGTTTACACAACATCAACGGCGGAAGCGGCGGCGCCGGATGTCTATGTGGTGGGCATCGGCGTCAGTGAGTACAAAGATAAGGCCTATAACCTGCGCTACGCAGCCAAAGATGCGAACGATCTGCTGAATACCTATAAAGCGGTGGAACAGCGCCCCGGTATTAAGGGCACGGTACATCTGCTGGACCTCACGAATCAGAAAGCGACCAGACCAGAAATCCGCAAAGTGAAGGACTGGCTCAAGCAATCGAAGATCAACGATCTCGTCGTCGTGTTTGCCGCAGGCCACGGCATGACTGACGAGAAATCCGACTACTACTTCGGTACGCACGACATCGATCCCAAACATCCGGCCACAAATGGGCTGCCGTACGAAGACTTCGAGAATCTCCTCGACGGCATTCCCGCATTGCAGAAAGTTCTGCTGTTGGATACCTGTTTCTCCGGAGAAATTGAAAAGGATCAAGCCGTCGTCGTGGCGCAGGCCGAGACGGGCGGGTCAGGGACGGTGAAGATGCGCTCGTTCAAAGCGGCGCGTGGCATCAGCGTGACGACGGATACCGGCGAAACAGGCTCAAACCAGACAGGCGCACCGCGCCTCTCCAATGAAATGGTGAAATTCCAGCAGGACTGGTTTGCCGATCTGCGGCGCGGGACCGGCGCGGTGGTCATCTCCAGCTCCAGTGGCAACGAATACAGTCTTGAAGGCGAACAATGGAAAAATGGCGTATTCACCTACGCGCTCCTCAACGGGCTGAAGAACCGCGGGGCGGATACGAACAAGGACCAGACCATCACGGTCAGCGAGTTGCAAAGCTATGTGATCGATCAAGTCAGGAAACTGACCGAAGGCGGCCAGAACCCGACCGTCCGCCGGGAGAACTTAGAATACGACTTTGCAGTGTATTGA
- a CDS encoding DUF4384 domain-containing protein: protein MALAGTLLLSSCAAAPFLVPIAFEFAKNLFQTGLSNYGSKHRDNLSNLVNRMASPYMQGLPAGPGMQGQLGPQGQPGFQGQPGFPGQPAPQGQPGMPQLQYPGPQTYPGQAGAYDPNNPYGAGAQNPGAMTYPGGAQANPYGAAPGYGGQPGMPQQQYPGQQTYPGQAGAYDPNNPYGAGTQNPYGQPASPYGTPSPYGQSPNPAAAQNPYGSQNPYGNSGYQTQPGQQNPYGSTNQPYGTPNPYGTQNPYGNTGMPAQPGQANPYGGAASLPQAGYDPNNPYGAGAATQPGYGQAQPGYGQTQPGYGQAQSGYGQAQPGYGTPSPYGAPPQQQQQQQGYGAAGQPQPYGGQPNGGAGIYPRGVPAEPVAIDVALIRQKQTAKDKEVVLMNDGDVLTDGGGKKDAGDKFKLVIRTSCDCYVYIVSIDGSAWAEPVFPAKAGTTANPVKKDQEVAFPEGPYWFSLDQVKGIETFYVVASANRRTDLEESMAKMAAETRPTSTIVAKVEEPPVIPRGVGATKTRGIITVKDDTGTATQVTPLSYMAGQPGQDVTVTRWFKHE, encoded by the coding sequence ATGGCTCTGGCGGGCACCCTGCTCCTCAGCTCCTGCGCAGCCGCGCCGTTCCTCGTCCCAATAGCCTTTGAGTTTGCCAAAAATCTCTTCCAAACCGGTCTGTCCAATTACGGTTCCAAGCATCGCGACAACCTCAGCAATCTCGTGAATCGCATGGCCAGTCCCTATATGCAGGGCCTTCCGGCAGGGCCAGGCATGCAGGGTCAACTGGGGCCTCAAGGCCAACCGGGATTTCAAGGCCAGCCTGGTTTTCCCGGGCAACCAGCGCCTCAAGGACAGCCGGGCATGCCCCAACTACAATATCCCGGGCCACAAACCTACCCTGGACAAGCCGGCGCCTACGATCCGAATAATCCCTATGGAGCCGGCGCCCAGAACCCTGGCGCTATGACCTATCCAGGCGGCGCACAGGCCAATCCCTATGGAGCAGCCCCGGGCTATGGCGGACAACCGGGCATGCCCCAACAACAATATCCCGGGCAGCAGACGTACCCTGGACAAGCCGGCGCCTACGACCCGAACAATCCCTATGGAGCCGGCACCCAAAATCCATACGGACAGCCAGCCTCTCCCTATGGAACACCATCGCCGTACGGACAATCTCCAAACCCTGCTGCCGCTCAAAATCCTTACGGATCGCAAAATCCCTATGGCAACAGTGGGTATCAAACTCAGCCGGGCCAACAGAATCCCTATGGTTCGACCAATCAACCGTACGGAACGCCGAATCCCTATGGCACACAAAATCCGTATGGAAACACTGGAATGCCTGCTCAGCCAGGTCAGGCCAATCCGTATGGAGGAGCGGCGTCTCTGCCACAGGCTGGTTACGATCCGAACAATCCCTATGGGGCTGGCGCAGCAACGCAACCAGGCTACGGTCAAGCGCAGCCTGGATATGGCCAGACACAGCCAGGATACGGCCAGGCACAATCTGGGTACGGACAAGCGCAGCCTGGATATGGCACTCCATCGCCGTACGGAGCTCCACCACAACAACAGCAGCAGCAGCAGGGATATGGGGCAGCTGGGCAACCTCAGCCGTACGGGGGACAACCCAACGGAGGGGCTGGAATCTATCCTCGTGGAGTGCCTGCTGAACCAGTGGCCATCGATGTGGCGCTGATTCGTCAGAAACAAACAGCCAAAGACAAAGAAGTGGTTTTAATGAACGATGGCGACGTACTCACCGACGGTGGTGGGAAAAAAGACGCCGGAGACAAGTTCAAGCTGGTGATACGCACAAGCTGCGACTGTTATGTCTACATCGTCTCAATCGATGGATCAGCTTGGGCGGAACCGGTCTTCCCCGCCAAAGCTGGCACGACGGCAAACCCGGTGAAAAAGGACCAAGAAGTGGCGTTTCCAGAAGGACCCTACTGGTTCAGCCTCGATCAGGTAAAGGGAATTGAAACATTTTATGTCGTCGCCTCGGCGAATCGACGAACAGACCTGGAAGAGAGCATGGCGAAGATGGCGGCTGAAACACGCCCCACGAGCACCATCGTGGCGAAAGTCGAAGAACCGCCAGTCATTCCACGAGGGGTAGGTGCGACGAAAACTCGGGGAATAATCACTGTGAAAGACGACACCGGCACCGCCACACAAGTGACTCCGCTCTCCTATATGGCCGGTCAGCCAGGACAAGATGTGACCGTCACCCGCTGGTTTAAACACGAATAA